From one Eucalyptus grandis isolate ANBG69807.140 chromosome 9, ASM1654582v1, whole genome shotgun sequence genomic stretch:
- the LOC104418570 gene encoding uncharacterized protein LOC104418570 translates to MVDVDRRMTGLTPAHIAGLRRLSARAAAAPSTPAASTRNGLFSFSNLADQVIAHLRGSGVQVRPGLSDAEFALTEAEFGFTFPPDLRAVLSAGLPVGPGFPDWRAAGPARHQLRASIDLPIAAITFQIARDALWPKSWGPRPSDPERALRVARNALKKAPLLIPIFNHCYIPCNPPLAGNPIFFVDESRIFLCGLDLSDFFERRSSDSEPHTLRKQRSLGEKNSKSAGSLSEFSRRSLDAAGGRTPRWVEFWSDAAVDRRRRNSSSSSSSSPDRYPDMPRSGMPKWVEEYVDRIGSVLRGGGWSESDVTEIVGVSASGFFEGGEMVLLDNQAVLDALLLKADRFSDSLRKAGWSSEEVSEALGFDFRRPEKDKRPAKKLSPELVERIGKLAESVSRS, encoded by the coding sequence ATGGTCGACGTAGACCGCAGGATGACCGGCCTCACCCCGGCCCACATCGCCGGCCTCCGCCGCCTCTCGGCCcgggccgccgccgccccctccACCCCGGCCGCCTCCACCCGCAACggcctcttctccttctccaacCTGGCCGACCAGGTCATCGCCCACCTCCGCGGCTCCGGCGTCCAGGTCCGGCCCGGCCTCTCCGACGCCGAGTTCGCCCTCACCGAGGCCGAGTTCGGCTTCACCTTCCCGCCCGACCTCCGCGCCGTGCTCTCCGCCGGCCTCCCCGTCGGCCCCGGGTTCCCCGACTGGCGCGCCGCCGGCCCCGCCCGGCATCAGCTCCGCGCCTCCATCGACCTCCCCATTGCCGCCATCACGTTCCAGATAGCCCGCGACGCGCTCTGGCCCAAGTCGTGGGGCCCGAGGCCGTCCGACCCGGAGAGGGCGCTCCGGGTCGCGAGGAACGCCCTGAAGAAAGCGCCGCTCTTGATCCCCATCTTCAACCACTGCTACATTCCCTGCAACCCGCCGTTGGCCGGTAACCCGATCTTCTTCGTCGACGAGAGCCGGATCTTCCTGTGCGGGCTGGATCTCTCCGATTTCTTCGAGCGGCGGAGCTCCGATTCCGAGCCGCACACGCTCCGGAAGCAGCGATCCCTGGGGGAGAAGAACTCGAAATCGGCCGGCTCCCTGTCAGAGTTCTCGCGGCGGAGCCTCGACGCCGCCGGGGGCAGGACGCCGAGGTGGGTCGAGTTCTGGAGCGACGCGGCCGTCGACCGGCGGCGGAGGAActcgtcgtcgtcctcctcctcgtcgccgGACAGGTACCCGGACATGCCGAGATCCGGGATGCCCAAGTGGGTCGAGGAGTACGTGGACCGGATCGGGTCGGTGCTGAGGGGAGGCGGGTGGAGCGAGTCGGACGTGACGGAGATCGTGGGCGTGTCGGCGTCGGGCTTCTTCGAGGGCGGCGAGATGGTGCTGCTGGACAACCAGGCGGTGCTGGACGCGCTCCTGCTGAAGGCGGATCGGTTCTCGGACTCGCTCCGGAAGGCCGGGTGGAGCTCCGAGGAGGTGTCGGAGGCCCTCGGGTTCGACTTCCGGCGACCGGAGAAGGACAAGAGGCCGGCCAAGAAGCTGTCGCCGGAGCTCGTGGAGAGGATCGGGAAACTGGCCGAGTCGGTGTCCCGGTCGTAG